A region from the Flavobacteriales bacterium genome encodes:
- a CDS encoding glycosyltransferase codes for MSVTPVTDRSGMRRGPAQNAVFVAAGWWPGIHHPSDGIFVREHAVAVGKLRPSAVVHLTFTRRIAPFSIRFDESVQDGIVVLTGHITAPVRRFGVHDRLVRMAYRRAITRLSDRFTFSVAHIHVHTPMTGNLLPVARENKWPVVVTEHSTFYHNGAAFWGEAEQTKFRHRMRRWFADPSIKAVLPVSRDLAKTLVEGYGVPPGDISVVPNISAPCFRPRAVATSPPFRIVLAAYWSGNKDPGLFLAALHLLPDDVKARLRIDWIGDGDLIEPVRNAAARFVAQGIMHFHGRLPKPGLAEFLAQAHLLVHPTKAENLPCIILESLCCGTPVLSHAVNGVPELVDDSNGVLCPPSDPKAFAEALLNIMEHPGRFDRASIAARAEERFSGPSVAQRIIAVYDSIAPAPLGA; via the coding sequence ATGAGCGTAACGCCGGTCACCGACCGATCGGGCATGAGGCGTGGCCCAGCGCAGAATGCAGTGTTCGTTGCTGCGGGCTGGTGGCCGGGGATCCACCACCCATCCGATGGCATCTTCGTTCGGGAGCACGCGGTGGCAGTAGGCAAGTTGCGGCCCAGCGCCGTGGTGCATCTGACCTTCACACGCCGCATCGCGCCGTTCAGCATCCGTTTCGACGAGTCGGTGCAGGATGGCATCGTCGTGCTCACCGGTCATATCACGGCTCCCGTGCGACGTTTCGGCGTTCACGACAGGCTGGTGCGCATGGCCTACCGCAGGGCCATCACGCGGTTGAGCGACCGGTTCACGTTCAGCGTGGCGCACATCCATGTACACACGCCCATGACGGGGAACCTGCTACCGGTCGCACGCGAGAACAAGTGGCCTGTGGTGGTCACGGAGCACAGCACGTTCTACCACAACGGTGCGGCTTTCTGGGGCGAGGCGGAACAAACGAAGTTCCGGCACCGCATGCGCCGCTGGTTCGCCGATCCTTCCATCAAGGCGGTCCTGCCCGTATCGCGCGATCTTGCGAAGACCCTTGTTGAAGGTTATGGCGTGCCACCGGGCGATATCAGCGTTGTGCCCAATATCTCGGCTCCCTGCTTCCGACCACGCGCGGTGGCAACGTCGCCGCCGTTCCGCATTGTTCTGGCAGCCTACTGGTCGGGCAACAAAGACCCGGGGCTGTTCCTTGCCGCCCTTCATCTCTTGCCGGACGATGTGAAAGCACGGTTGCGCATCGATTGGATCGGGGATGGTGACCTGATCGAACCGGTGCGGAACGCCGCTGCGCGGTTCGTTGCACAGGGGATCATGCACTTCCATGGGCGTCTTCCGAAACCCGGGCTTGCGGAATTCCTTGCGCAGGCGCACTTGCTCGTTCACCCCACCAAAGCGGAGAACCTGCCGTGCATCATACTTGAAAGCCTGTGCTGCGGCACTCCTGTGCTGAGCCATGCTGTGAACGGCGTTCCCGAACTGGTCGATGACAGCAACGGCGTGCTTTGCCCGCCAAGCGATCCGAAGGCCTTTGCGGAAGCGCTGCTGAACATCATGGAGCATCCCGGGCGTTTCGACAGGGCAAGCATCGCCGCGCGTGCCGAAGAGCGGTTCAGCGGTCCCAGTGTGGCGCAGCGGATCATCGCCGTGTATGATAGCATTGCACCTGCGCCGCTCGGCGCATGA
- a CDS encoding glycosyltransferase family 39 protein: MKAGFIALGRHPLLIPALVVLNILAVVGMFIAYREPHGGDLYTYQALADGLLHGEYSMWWQLPVDVPDTLRNPGYPVFLALFRIFSKSLVPVQIVQTLLYCLSVFWTVKLIQRLGGSRAAVTVFLLLLLPSINIAFYNTSLFAETLTLFFVTAFMHVATAGQLGPGRAVLMGLLLGAAFQCRSPLLYLPFVWAAVVWWSDRRRAVLAPLAVFLVTFVATTVPYGLWSLRNHGVYSVTPIEGGAGVLHFGWWTGRIPGHTENWYWGNFASVEMVDFVPPEQVPAEVEAFDAEWRTIDSAVAPLMNSTDTLMLAAREENRNLFKSFNSRYTLERERLLKEATLRNVKEKPGYTFLHSAYTAVRMWVTGVQMDKFQGASMVGKVAQLYPFLLTLVMFLMAVLLVPWALLRDKGLWKKWLTPLLLCVYFGLIHIPAHIQSRYTIPVRMLMMALIALALVKWFARRNSAASTGRP; the protein is encoded by the coding sequence ATGAAAGCGGGGTTCATCGCTTTGGGTCGACATCCGCTGCTGATCCCAGCGTTGGTCGTCCTGAACATCCTGGCCGTCGTGGGCATGTTCATCGCCTATCGCGAACCGCACGGCGGCGACCTGTACACCTACCAGGCCTTGGCCGATGGGCTGCTGCACGGCGAGTACTCCATGTGGTGGCAACTGCCCGTGGATGTGCCCGACACGTTGCGCAACCCAGGCTATCCGGTCTTCCTGGCCTTGTTCCGGATCTTCTCCAAGAGCTTGGTGCCTGTTCAGATCGTTCAAACGCTGCTCTATTGTTTGTCCGTGTTCTGGACGGTGAAACTGATCCAACGCCTTGGTGGTAGCCGTGCGGCAGTGACGGTGTTCCTGCTGCTGCTGTTGCCGAGCATCAACATCGCGTTCTACAACACCAGTTTGTTCGCGGAGACGCTCACCCTCTTCTTCGTCACTGCGTTCATGCATGTGGCCACAGCAGGGCAGCTTGGGCCGGGCCGCGCGGTGCTCATGGGCCTGCTGTTGGGCGCTGCGTTCCAATGCCGTAGCCCCTTGCTCTACCTGCCCTTCGTCTGGGCCGCGGTGGTTTGGTGGTCCGATCGGCGCCGTGCGGTGCTGGCACCATTGGCCGTGTTCCTTGTCACCTTTGTTGCGACCACGGTACCCTATGGTCTTTGGAGCCTGCGGAACCACGGTGTCTACAGCGTTACGCCCATCGAAGGCGGCGCGGGTGTGCTGCACTTCGGATGGTGGACAGGGCGCATCCCTGGACACACGGAGAACTGGTACTGGGGCAACTTCGCCAGCGTGGAAATGGTGGACTTCGTTCCACCGGAGCAGGTACCTGCGGAAGTCGAGGCGTTTGATGCGGAATGGCGCACCATCGACAGTGCGGTAGCCCCGCTGATGAACTCCACCGACACGCTCATGCTGGCTGCGCGGGAGGAGAACCGCAACCTCTTCAAGTCGTTCAACTCGCGCTATACGCTTGAGCGCGAGCGCTTGCTGAAGGAAGCCACTCTGCGCAACGTGAAGGAGAAACCCGGATACACGTTCCTGCACTCAGCGTACACCGCTGTGCGCATGTGGGTGACGGGAGTGCAAATGGACAAGTTCCAAGGGGCATCGATGGTAGGCAAGGTGGCGCAGCTGTATCCGTTCCTGCTCACGCTGGTCATGTTCCTAATGGCCGTGTTACTGGTGCCTTGGGCATTGCTCCGTGACAAGGGCCTTTGGAAGAAGTGGCTCACCCCCTTGTTGCTGTGCGTCTATTTCGGGCTCATCCACATCCCTGCGCACATCCAATCGCGCTACACCATACCCGTTCGCATGCTGATGATGGCACTGATCGCCTTGGCACTGGTGAAATGGTTTGCTCGTCGGAACAGCGCGGCCTCGACCGGTCGGCCCTGA
- a CDS encoding class I SAM-dependent methyltransferase, translated as MSESVRDFYDEYAERQVRHGINHRHMRIMDWLLQFGMGNTSQVLEIGCGVGTQTELIAAAVQRGRIVANDISPRSVDLAKKRLANAPNVEFLLGDIISLPVAGVFDVIVLPDVLEHIPMESHGVLFGKIAQLLAPDGCVVINIPSAQYLEWNHRHRPDLLQVIDQPLHLAAVAQHVGNAGLYLHHVQHYSLWTNGPDAAVLVAKHYRNDLPFTPVHAPAGWALRLRRRIAKLRGRVVDPGAA; from the coding sequence ATGAGCGAAAGTGTCCGCGATTTCTACGATGAATATGCCGAGCGCCAGGTGCGGCATGGCATCAACCATCGTCACATGCGTATCATGGACTGGTTGCTGCAGTTCGGGATGGGCAACACCTCGCAGGTGCTGGAGATCGGATGCGGCGTGGGTACGCAGACCGAACTCATCGCTGCTGCCGTACAGAGGGGCCGCATCGTGGCGAACGACATCAGTCCGCGGAGCGTGGACCTGGCCAAAAAGCGCTTGGCCAATGCCCCCAACGTGGAATTCCTGTTGGGCGACATCATCAGCCTGCCCGTTGCCGGCGTGTTCGATGTGATCGTACTGCCCGATGTGCTGGAGCACATCCCCATGGAAAGCCATGGGGTGCTGTTCGGGAAGATCGCGCAGTTGCTGGCGCCGGACGGTTGCGTGGTGATCAACATACCCTCGGCGCAATACCTGGAATGGAACCATCGCCATCGTCCCGACCTGCTCCAGGTGATCGATCAACCCTTGCACTTGGCCGCTGTGGCCCAACATGTCGGGAACGCCGGGCTCTATTTGCATCATGTGCAGCACTACAGCCTTTGGACCAACGGACCCGATGCCGCAGTGCTGGTGGCCAAGCACTACCGCAACGATCTGCCCTTCACCCCCGTGCATGCCCCGGCAGGCTGGGCATTGAGGCTTCGACGCCGCATAGCGAAGCTCCGTGGGCGCGTTGTTGACCCGGGCGCAGCATGA
- the rdgB gene encoding RdgB/HAM1 family non-canonical purine NTP pyrophosphatase: MELIVCTNNAGKLAELRALLPGTFTLLTLPEAGIMEEVPETGLTLEANALQKARYVHERTGVACVADDTGLEVDALDGAPGVFSARYAGPARDAIANMHKLLKELGERTDRGARFRTCIAYIGIGGAERTFEGEVRGTITTEPRGTGGFGYDPVFLPHMSDLTFAELPIEKKNAISHRAQAVWRLAQALSESP, encoded by the coding sequence ATGGAACTCATTGTTTGCACGAACAATGCCGGGAAGCTGGCCGAACTGCGCGCCCTACTGCCAGGGACCTTCACGCTTTTGACCCTCCCCGAAGCGGGCATCATGGAGGAAGTGCCGGAAACCGGGCTCACCTTGGAGGCGAACGCGTTGCAAAAAGCGAGGTACGTGCACGAGCGCACCGGTGTGGCCTGCGTCGCTGACGATACCGGTCTTGAGGTGGATGCGCTGGACGGTGCGCCCGGTGTGTTCAGCGCACGGTACGCCGGTCCAGCGCGCGATGCCATCGCGAACATGCACAAACTGCTCAAGGAGCTTGGCGAAAGGACCGATCGAGGTGCACGGTTCCGCACGTGCATCGCCTACATAGGTATCGGCGGTGCCGAACGCACGTTCGAAGGAGAAGTCCGCGGAACCATCACAACTGAACCGCGGGGCACCGGTGGCTTCGGTTACGACCCTGTGTTCCTGCCCCATATGAGCGACCTCACCTTCGCCGAGCTGCCCATCGAAAAGAAGAACGCGATCAGCCATCGGGCCCAAGCGGTTTGGAGATTGGCCCAGGCGCTCTCGGAAAGCCCCTGA
- a CDS encoding polysaccharide biosynthesis C-terminal domain-containing protein, with the protein MSLKRGIFYTFLTQAPTLVLFFGASLAMTRLLGDVGRGEYALLTNNAALLTMLFGLNLGFAIIYYTSRSDTEARASIGTAASLLLLNMGLVPIVLLIVSGSSELSPFLLPDGRTHWGYLGYIYLTVMLGLVNIAISSVLLGLKKFKALNGLSLLNAGLSATGFALLYWFRHKVAPTDMLPTVLFVTSAALVLQSCVSIGLYVHHVRIAPWPVRSWTTLRPILAFSLVAHLSHLVNLINYRFDVWVVDNYHGAAELGLYAVAVGVAQLLFYIPEPLTRVVQPFLFGQVKDEMLSRYKAIARLNFTAVLLLSLLLCATAYWVVPLLFGEVFRGSVLALQLLLPGIVCSASAKLLSTLVVHGGLQRFSLYATIVGAVLTITFDLLLIPRWGIAGAALASTVSYASILVVVLLVIRFRLSIPVHDLFLPKADDIRLLRNYASWKSGAQ; encoded by the coding sequence ATGTCGTTGAAACGGGGGATCTTCTACACCTTCCTTACGCAGGCCCCCACCCTCGTGCTCTTTTTCGGTGCCAGCTTGGCCATGACACGCCTGTTGGGCGATGTCGGCCGCGGCGAATACGCGTTGCTCACCAACAATGCAGCGCTGCTCACCATGCTGTTCGGCCTCAATCTGGGCTTCGCGATCATCTACTACACCTCCAGGTCCGACACGGAGGCGCGCGCCAGCATCGGCACGGCAGCGAGCCTTCTGCTTTTGAACATGGGCCTGGTACCCATCGTGCTACTGATCGTTTCAGGATCTTCGGAACTGAGCCCGTTCCTCCTGCCCGACGGTCGCACGCACTGGGGCTATTTGGGGTACATCTACCTCACCGTGATGCTGGGCTTGGTGAACATCGCCATTTCCTCCGTCCTGCTCGGACTGAAGAAGTTCAAGGCACTGAACGGATTGAGCCTGTTGAACGCTGGCCTCAGTGCGACGGGCTTCGCGCTGCTCTACTGGTTCCGCCACAAGGTGGCGCCGACGGATATGCTGCCCACCGTGCTGTTCGTGACCAGCGCCGCGCTGGTGTTGCAGTCATGCGTCTCCATTGGGCTCTACGTTCATCACGTACGGATCGCTCCATGGCCAGTGCGGTCCTGGACCACGCTCCGGCCCATCCTCGCATTTTCGTTGGTGGCCCACCTGAGCCATTTGGTGAACCTGATCAACTACCGCTTCGATGTATGGGTAGTGGACAACTACCACGGCGCCGCTGAGCTCGGCTTGTACGCCGTGGCCGTGGGCGTGGCCCAGTTGCTCTTCTACATCCCCGAGCCGCTCACGCGCGTGGTGCAGCCCTTCCTGTTCGGACAGGTGAAAGACGAAATGCTATCGCGGTACAAGGCCATCGCCAGGCTCAACTTCACTGCGGTGCTGCTGCTTTCCCTCCTGCTGTGCGCGACGGCCTATTGGGTCGTTCCGCTGCTGTTCGGCGAAGTGTTCCGAGGATCCGTGTTGGCCTTGCAGCTGCTGCTCCCCGGCATTGTGTGCAGCGCTTCCGCCAAATTGCTCAGCACTTTGGTGGTGCATGGTGGCTTGCAACGCTTCAGCCTTTACGCCACGATCGTGGGCGCGGTGCTCACCATCACCTTCGATCTCCTGCTCATTCCCCGTTGGGGCATCGCGGGAGCCGCTCTGGCCAGCACCGTTTCCTATGCTTCCATACTCGTGGTCGTGCTGCTGGTGATCCGCTTCCGGCTCAGCATTCCTGTGCACGATCTCTTCCTGCCGAAGGCCGATGACATCCGGCTCCTCAGGAACTACGCATCGTGGAAGTCAGGTGCGCAATAG